A DNA window from Vigna angularis cultivar LongXiaoDou No.4 chromosome 1, ASM1680809v1, whole genome shotgun sequence contains the following coding sequences:
- the LOC108325124 gene encoding WAT1-related protein At1g25270 produces MKNLVQDLKPVVLMVLVQITYSSVNVLYKLAINDGMSIRVVTAYRLIFAVVFTFSLALIFERKSRPKLTWRVLFMSFFSGLFGASLLHNLFLEALDLVSATFATAIYNLVPAVTFILAISCGMEKLNMRSTAGKAKVVGTIIGIGGSMFLTFFKGQEIDVKSFHTDLLHKNNHVLTLHNTDSSHRFLGALCGFGSCFSFALWLIIQSKINKEYPSHHSSTALMSLMAAIQATAFALYVEKDWNQWKLSSRIRILTVVYTGIVASGLVVIAIAWCVKMRGPMFVSVFNPLMLVLVAVADCLMLGENLYVGSVIGGVLIVCGLYMFLWGKSKEVKKVNKTVSSEITQKHEATEVVVMSTTTNNENSDCITSTKPNCKSNIVVNVS; encoded by the exons ATGAAGAACCTAGTGCAAGACTTAAAGCCTGTGGTGCTGATGGTATTGGTTCAAATAACATATTCTTCTGTTAATGTGCTGTATAAGCTGGCCATAAATGATGGAATGAGCATTAGGGTAGTCACTGCCTACCGTCTTATTTTTGCAGTAGTTTTCACTTTTTCTCTTGCTCTTATTTTCGAAAG AAAGAGCAGACCAAAGTTGACATGGAGGGTGCTTTTCATGTCATTTTTTAGTGGCTTATTTgg TGCAAGTTTATTGCATAATCTATTCCTGGAGGCCTTGGATTTGGTGTCTGCAACATTCGCTACAGCAATTTATAATCTTGTTCCTGCAGTCACTTTTATTTTGGCAATCTCGTGCGG CATGGAAAAGTTGAATATGAGAAGCACAGCAGGGAAGGCCAAGGTGGTGGGAACGATTATAGGAATTGGAGGGTCAATGTTTCTGACATTTTTCAAAGGGCAAGAAATTGATGTTAAGAGTTTCCACACTGATCTTCTGCATAAAAATAACCATGTTTTAACTCTGCATAATACTGATTCTAGCCATAGATTTCTGGGTGCTTTGTGTGGTTTTGGAAGCTGCTTCAGTTTTGCATTATGGCTCATCATTCAG TCTAAGATAAACAAAGAATACCCCAGTCATCACTCAAGTACTGCGTTGATGTCCTTAATGGCTGCAATACAAGCCACAGCCTTTGCCCTTTATGTTGAAAAGGACTGGAACCAGTGGAAGTTGTCTTCTAGAATTAGGATTCTAACTGTGGTTTATACG GGAATCGTGGCCTCTGGATTAGTGGTAATCGCCATTGCATGGTGTGTAAAAATGAGAGGTCCGATGTTTGTATCTGTTTTCAACCCTCTGATGCTCGTGCTTGTGGCTGTGGCTGATTGCTTGATGTTAGGTGAAAACTTATATGTAGGAAG TGTGATTGGAGGCGTGCTGATTGTATGTGGCTTGTACATGTTTCTATGGGGTAAAAGCAAAGAAGTGAAAAAGGTGAATAAGACAGTCTCGTCAGAAATCACCCAGAAACATGAAGCAACCGAAGTAGTTGTCATGTCCACCACAACAAATAATGAGAATAGTGACTGCATTACCAGTACCAAACCCAATTGCAAAAGTAACATAGTTGTCAATGTTTCTTGA